Proteins encoded within one genomic window of Phyllobacterium sp. T1293:
- the rhaI gene encoding L-rhamnose catabolism isomerase has protein sequence MAELQISGDLIASENDKRAAAQKSDFEALGAHLARRNIDIEAITAKVADFFVAIPSWGVGTGGTRFARFPGQGEPRGIFDKLDDCSVIYQLSRATPTVSLHIPWDKADPKQLKAHADALGLGFDAMNSNTFSDAPDQAHSYKYGSLSHVDAATRKQAIAHNIECIEIGNAIGSKALTVWVGDGSNFPGQSNFARSFERYLGAMAEIYKALPDDWRIFSEHKMFEPAFYSTVVQDWGTNYLIAQTLGPKAFCLVDLGHHAPNSNIEMIVSRLIQFKKLGGFHFNDSKYGDDDLDAGSIDPYRLFLVFNELVDAQERGIEGFHPAHMIDQSHNVTDPIESLISSANEIRRAYAQALLVDRDELGGYQDSNDALMASDALKRAYRTDVEPILAEARRRAGGAIDPIAAYRASGYRQKVGKIRPVSTGGSGGII, from the coding sequence ATGGCTGAACTGCAAATTTCCGGCGACCTTATTGCGTCCGAAAATGACAAGCGCGCTGCGGCACAAAAGAGCGATTTTGAAGCGTTGGGAGCCCATCTCGCCCGCCGCAACATCGATATCGAGGCAATCACCGCAAAGGTGGCGGATTTCTTCGTCGCCATTCCATCGTGGGGTGTTGGCACTGGCGGAACCCGCTTTGCCCGTTTTCCGGGGCAGGGCGAGCCACGCGGTATTTTTGACAAGCTTGATGATTGTTCCGTCATTTATCAGCTAAGCCGCGCGACACCAACTGTCTCGCTTCACATACCCTGGGACAAGGCCGATCCGAAACAGCTGAAAGCCCATGCGGATGCGCTTGGCCTCGGCTTTGATGCGATGAATTCCAATACTTTTTCCGACGCACCGGATCAGGCGCATTCCTATAAATATGGTTCGTTGAGCCATGTGGATGCGGCAACCCGTAAACAGGCTATCGCGCACAATATAGAGTGCATCGAAATCGGCAATGCTATCGGTTCGAAGGCTTTGACTGTATGGGTTGGCGATGGATCGAACTTTCCGGGCCAGAGCAATTTTGCCCGGTCGTTTGAACGCTATCTCGGTGCCATGGCCGAAATCTACAAGGCACTGCCGGATGACTGGCGCATCTTCTCCGAACACAAAATGTTCGAACCAGCCTTCTATTCCACCGTGGTGCAGGATTGGGGCACCAATTATCTGATTGCCCAGACCTTGGGGCCAAAGGCCTTCTGTCTGGTTGATCTCGGCCACCACGCCCCGAACAGCAATATTGAGATGATCGTTTCGCGGTTGATACAGTTCAAGAAACTTGGCGGTTTCCACTTCAACGATTCCAAATATGGCGATGATGATCTCGATGCGGGGTCGATTGATCCTTACCGGCTGTTCCTCGTGTTCAATGAACTCGTTGATGCACAAGAGCGTGGTATCGAGGGTTTCCATCCGGCACACATGATCGATCAGTCGCACAATGTGACTGATCCGATTGAGAGCCTGATCTCCAGCGCCAATGAAATTCGCCGCGCCTATGCACAGGCATTGCTGGTGGATCGTGATGAGCTGGGGGGCTATCAGGACAGCAACGACGCGCTGATGGCGTCGGATGCCTTGAAGCGCGCCTACCGGACGGATGTTGAGCCCATTCTGGCTGAAGCACGCCGCCGGGCAGGTGGTGCCATTGACCCAATCGCAGCCTATCGAGCCAGCGGCTACCGGCAGAAGGTCGGGAAAATAAGACCAGTCAGCACAGGCGGCAGCGGCGGCATTATCTGA
- a CDS encoding IclR family transcriptional regulator translates to MNVDAKTSDMDATRDFEKTEKPDANARRSRVSGIDRALQVLDHLYETGSPAGVYGIAKAIGAPLSTVYVIIDDLVEKNLLSRNNDGSVWLGARLYHYGLAYARSLDFLDVANHEMHNLSRISGETVQVCGRDGDHMMVLAMADGPGHFHVTSRVGTRVPLNWTASGRLLVGHLPEAERLELFKRCAKSSPTGRAVIEPAALSKAAGDALQSRISIQAGESDYAVACVASPVCDDKGTCVATISIVLPEQKIADNPVRYTAEVKASAERIETVMGWRSHS, encoded by the coding sequence CTGAACGTGGACGCAAAGACATCAGACATGGATGCCACCCGCGATTTTGAGAAAACTGAAAAACCTGATGCCAACGCTCGCCGTTCGCGTGTCAGCGGCATTGATCGCGCCTTGCAGGTTCTGGATCATCTGTATGAAACCGGTAGCCCGGCTGGTGTTTATGGGATCGCCAAGGCCATCGGCGCGCCGCTTTCCACGGTTTACGTCATCATTGACGATCTGGTCGAAAAAAACCTTCTCTCGCGCAACAATGACGGTTCCGTCTGGCTCGGCGCGCGGCTCTACCATTATGGCCTTGCCTATGCCCGCTCGCTTGATTTTCTCGATGTGGCCAATCACGAGATGCACAATCTCAGCCGCATTTCCGGCGAAACCGTGCAGGTTTGCGGTCGCGATGGCGACCATATGATGGTTCTGGCCATGGCCGACGGACCTGGTCATTTCCACGTCACCTCGCGCGTCGGCACCCGCGTTCCCTTGAACTGGACCGCTTCGGGCCGTTTGCTTGTCGGCCATTTGCCGGAAGCCGAACGGCTGGAGCTTTTCAAACGCTGCGCCAAATCCTCGCCTACGGGCCGTGCCGTCATCGAACCGGCTGCGCTGTCGAAAGCTGCCGGAGACGCGCTGCAATCGCGCATCTCCATTCAGGCTGGTGAATCGGACTACGCCGTCGCCTGTGTTGCCTCGCCGGTTTGCGACGACAAGGGCACCTGCGTTGCCACCATTTCCATCGTTCTGCCCGAACAGAAGATTGCCGATAACCCCGTGCGCTATACGGCCGAGGTCAAGGCATCTGCTGAACGGATCGAAACCGTGATGGGCTGGCGCAGTCATTCCTGA
- a CDS encoding ABC transporter permease encodes MLRYIFQRFIGMIVVMFLVVTIVFIIVRVTPGDPAAVMLGPEATAADIAQLRAALGLDRSIPVQYVYFIGQLLQGDLGRSIFLDQPVLTALAQRAEPTFFLTIFSILIASVIAIPIGVYAAYRRGSIFDQAATALAMLAASIPSFWLGLILMQVFAVRFGIFPVSGYGGPDTTFGERLYHLVLPAFALGIVSSALIMRFTRASMLDVLGDDYIRTARAKGVVERSVVLKHAFKNALIPIITVVGLTAAVLISGAVVTETVFGLPGVGNLVVSAVLRRDYPVIQGALLVIAGLYVLINFAIDMLYLVVDPRVRY; translated from the coding sequence ATGCTCCGTTACATATTCCAACGCTTTATCGGCATGATTGTCGTGATGTTTCTGGTGGTGACCATCGTGTTCATCATTGTGCGCGTCACGCCGGGTGATCCCGCTGCCGTCATGCTCGGGCCGGAAGCAACCGCTGCCGATATCGCGCAATTGCGGGCAGCGCTCGGGCTCGACCGGTCCATTCCCGTACAATATGTCTATTTCATCGGCCAGTTGTTGCAGGGTGATCTCGGGCGTTCCATCTTTCTCGACCAGCCGGTGCTGACGGCTTTGGCGCAGCGCGCCGAGCCCACCTTCTTCCTCACCATTTTCTCGATCCTGATCGCCAGTGTCATTGCCATTCCCATTGGCGTCTATGCGGCCTACAGGCGTGGGTCGATTTTCGATCAGGCCGCAACAGCGCTCGCCATGCTCGCCGCCAGTATTCCAAGCTTCTGGCTGGGGCTCATTCTGATGCAGGTCTTTGCAGTGCGGTTTGGCATATTTCCGGTTTCCGGCTATGGCGGTCCGGATACAACCTTTGGTGAGCGGCTTTATCATCTCGTGCTGCCAGCTTTTGCTCTGGGAATCGTTTCATCGGCCCTGATCATGCGCTTTACCCGTGCTTCCATGCTGGATGTGCTGGGTGATGACTATATTCGCACCGCCCGTGCCAAGGGCGTTGTCGAGCGCAGCGTCGTGCTCAAACATGCGTTCAAGAATGCGTTAATCCCGATCATAACAGTCGTTGGTTTGACCGCAGCCGTGCTCATTTCCGGCGCTGTGGTTACAGAGACGGTGTTTGGCCTTCCCGGTGTCGGCAATCTGGTCGTGTCGGCGGTGTTACGCCGCGATTATCCGGTCATTCAGGGCGCGCTTCTCGTCATCGCCGGGCTTTATGTCCTCATCAATTTTGCCATCGACATGCTTTACCTCGTCGTTGATCCAAGGGTGCGCTACTGA
- a CDS encoding RidA family protein has translation MNHSSSPAIEAGTSPYDRLKALGIVLPPAPRPIANFVTHIQEGNMLYLSGQGPREDDGFMHTGKVGDTVSVDDAYAHARLTGINLLAVLHAALGDLGRVKQVVKLLGMVNAVPDFADHPLVINGCSDLLIDVFGDAGQHARSAVGFGSLPGNITVEIEAIIALKE, from the coding sequence GTGAACCATTCATCCAGTCCAGCCATTGAAGCTGGCACATCTCCTTACGACAGGCTGAAAGCGCTGGGTATTGTATTGCCTCCGGCACCGCGTCCGATTGCGAACTTCGTCACCCATATTCAGGAAGGCAATATGCTTTACCTGTCGGGCCAGGGGCCGCGTGAGGATGACGGCTTTATGCACACCGGCAAGGTCGGCGATACCGTCAGCGTTGATGATGCCTACGCCCATGCAAGGCTGACAGGTATCAACCTGTTGGCGGTTTTGCATGCGGCTTTGGGTGATCTTGGCCGGGTCAAGCAGGTGGTCAAACTGCTCGGCATGGTCAATGCCGTGCCCGATTTTGCGGATCACCCGCTTGTCATCAACGGATGTTCCGATCTGCTGATCGATGTGTTCGGCGATGCGGGACAGCACGCCCGCTCGGCTGTGGGCTTTGGCTCACTTCCGGGCAATATCACCGTGGAGATCGAGGCGATCATCGCCTTGAAGGAATAG
- a CDS encoding aminotransferase class V-fold PLP-dependent enzyme, whose protein sequence is MTDSHNPDDIRETLGLRPVINVSGTMTSLGASIVVPEAVAAMTAILPQFVEVNDLQKRSSPVIARLTGGEAGFVTASCSAGISLAVAAAMTGNDLAAIERLPDTTGLKDEVIIQMGHVVSYGAPVDQGIRLAGAKAILVGQATSCYPYHLDGAINERTAAAVFVVSHHTVQYGLVALKKFAEVCHARGVPVIVDAASEYDLKIFLEQGADIALYSSHKFLGGPTGGIVAGAKDFVRNTFLQNMGIGRGMKVGKESILGTIAALEAWEKRDHAGIRERETGYLNLWQQTLAGKPGVTTIIEADPTHNPLDRIRVIIEPQAAHISAWDLADALAQGSRPVIVRDHEVEHGYFYMDPCNLHPGEETIVASRLVEELGKARASNEIISTPVENRYARRIAGLMRWPD, encoded by the coding sequence ATGACCGACTCTCATAACCCCGACGATATCCGTGAAACGCTCGGGTTGCGACCCGTTATCAACGTCTCCGGAACGATGACATCGTTGGGTGCTTCGATTGTGGTCCCAGAGGCTGTTGCCGCCATGACGGCGATCCTGCCGCAATTTGTCGAGGTGAATGATCTGCAGAAAAGATCGAGCCCTGTGATTGCCCGCCTGACGGGCGGCGAGGCGGGCTTTGTTACCGCGTCCTGTTCCGCTGGCATCAGTCTTGCGGTGGCGGCGGCCATGACCGGCAATGACCTTGCCGCCATTGAACGCCTGCCTGACACGACGGGGTTGAAGGACGAAGTCATTATCCAGATGGGCCATGTGGTCAGTTATGGCGCGCCGGTTGATCAGGGCATCAGGCTTGCCGGTGCCAAGGCGATTCTGGTCGGTCAGGCAACGTCCTGCTACCCCTACCATCTTGATGGGGCGATCAATGAGCGGACGGCGGCGGCTGTCTTTGTTGTCTCGCATCATACGGTTCAGTATGGCCTCGTTGCCCTGAAGAAATTTGCGGAAGTCTGCCACGCACGCGGCGTACCTGTTATCGTTGACGCGGCTTCCGAATATGATCTCAAAATCTTTCTGGAACAGGGCGCGGATATTGCGCTTTATTCCTCGCACAAATTTCTTGGTGGCCCAACAGGCGGTATCGTTGCCGGTGCCAAGGATTTCGTCCGCAATACTTTCCTGCAGAACATGGGCATTGGCCGCGGCATGAAGGTGGGCAAGGAGAGCATTCTCGGAACCATCGCTGCGCTGGAAGCATGGGAAAAACGCGACCATGCGGGTATTCGCGAACGGGAAACCGGCTATCTCAATCTCTGGCAGCAGACGCTTGCGGGCAAGCCGGGTGTGACCACCATTATCGAGGCCGATCCCACACACAATCCGCTCGACCGCATCCGCGTTATCATCGAGCCACAGGCTGCGCATATCAGTGCCTGGGATCTGGCCGACGCACTGGCGCAGGGATCGCGCCCGGTGATCGTGCGCGATCACGAGGTGGAGCATGGCTATTTCTACATGGACCCGTGCAATCTGCACCCCGGCGAAGAAACCATCGTGGCAAGCCGTCTGGTCGAGGAACTCGGCAAGGCGCGCGCTTCAAACGAGATCATCTCGACCCCTGTTGAAAACCGCTACGCCCGCCGTATCGCCGGTCTCATGCG
- a CDS encoding amidohydrolase/deacetylase family metallohydrolase → MPASSATDGRLLLTNVKAVAFGPNTPSGAIDILIGTDGKIAEFGPSLNIAGDIRRVDMKGAWISPGWTDLHAHVWHGGTDISVRPQICGVERGVTTIVDAGSAGEANFHGLREYIIEPAKERIKAFLNLGSIGLVACNRVSELSDIRSIDLDRTVACVNENRDHIVGLKVRASHVITGSWGVTPVKVGKKVAKILKLPMMVHVGEPPALYDEVLEILGPGDIITHCFNGKVGSSIIEDDDLFELAERCAGEGIRLDIGHGGASFSFRVAEVAISRGLLPFSISTDIHLHSLNYSVWDLGTTMSKLLSVGMPFEKVVEAVTLSPASAIGLPTENLLEVGKPAEFTIFELVDSDLSVIDSLGYKATLHKLFEPRMVVLGTETIAASRYQPVNPEMVNHRHTYSYR, encoded by the coding sequence ATGCCCGCCTCCTCTGCAACCGATGGTCGCCTGTTGCTGACCAATGTCAAAGCGGTTGCCTTTGGCCCGAATACCCCTTCCGGCGCTATCGATATTCTCATTGGTACAGACGGAAAAATTGCTGAATTTGGCCCCTCATTGAACATTGCCGGAGATATTAGGCGCGTTGATATGAAAGGTGCGTGGATTTCGCCCGGCTGGACCGATCTGCATGCCCATGTCTGGCATGGCGGCACTGATATCTCCGTGCGCCCGCAAATCTGCGGTGTGGAACGCGGAGTGACGACAATCGTCGATGCGGGTTCGGCTGGTGAAGCAAATTTCCATGGCCTGCGCGAATACATCATCGAACCGGCGAAGGAACGCATCAAAGCCTTCCTCAATCTCGGCTCTATCGGTCTTGTAGCCTGCAACCGTGTCAGCGAACTCAGCGATATCAGGTCCATCGATCTTGATCGCACCGTTGCATGCGTCAATGAGAACCGCGACCACATTGTCGGCCTGAAAGTACGTGCCAGCCACGTCATAACGGGTTCTTGGGGTGTAACGCCTGTCAAGGTTGGCAAGAAGGTCGCAAAAATCCTGAAGCTTCCGATGATGGTGCATGTGGGTGAACCGCCCGCACTCTACGACGAGGTACTGGAAATCCTCGGGCCGGGTGACATCATCACCCATTGCTTTAACGGCAAGGTCGGCAGCAGCATTATCGAAGATGATGATCTGTTCGAGCTGGCGGAACGCTGTGCCGGTGAAGGCATCCGGCTCGATATCGGCCATGGCGGTGCATCATTCTCATTCCGTGTGGCAGAAGTCGCTATCAGCCGTGGTCTTTTACCATTCTCCATCTCGACGGACATTCACCTGCACAGCCTGAACTACTCCGTCTGGGATCTTGGAACAACCATGTCGAAGCTGCTCAGCGTCGGCATGCCGTTCGAGAAGGTTGTAGAAGCCGTCACGCTTTCGCCAGCATCGGCAATCGGCCTGCCAACAGAAAATCTTCTGGAGGTCGGCAAGCCAGCTGAATTCACGATTTTTGAGCTAGTGGATTCAGACCTCAGCGTTATCGATTCACTCGGCTACAAGGCGACGCTTCACAAACTGTTCGAGCCGCGCATGGTTGTTCTGGGGACAGAGACCATTGCGGCCAGCCGCTATCAACCGGTGAACCCTGAAATGGTCAATCACCGTCATACCTATTCATACCGCTAA
- a CDS encoding bifunctional rhamnulose-1-phosphate aldolase/short-chain dehydrogenase produces the protein MAGKVQLLENRWDDQKAAKLDEPGKLLYRSNLLGADKRITNYGGGNTSAKVLETDPLTGKSVEVLWVKGSGGDVGTIKLDGFATLYMEKLESLKSIYTGIADEDRMVGFLPHCTFNLNGRAASIDTPLHGFVPFKHVDHMHPDAIIAIAASKNSRELTKEVFGDAIGWLPWRRPGFQLGLDLGAYVAANPHSKGVVLESHGLFTWADDARECYELTLDVINKAIVWFDGKTAGKAAFGGEATKSLDAATRRAIAARLMPEIRGKIGVSERKLGDFDDQPAVLEFVNSKNLRPLASLGTSCPDHFLRTKIRPLVLDIDPVNLDAAVDALDAALEAYRVDYARYYNACKHANSPAMRDPNPVIFLVPGVGMLSFAKDKATARIAGEFYVNAINVMRGASSVSEYQGLPEQEAFDIEYWLLEEAKLQRMPKPKSLAGRVAFVTGGAGGIGRATAERLLGQGACVILADIDAEALKAARQDFAERYSTDVVRGVQLNVTDEAGVIASFAEASVEFGGIDILVSNAGIASSAPIEVTELAMWNRNMDILATGYFLVSREAFRLFRRQKIGGNVVFVASKNGLAASPNASAYCTAKAAEIHLARCLALEGAEAGIRVNTVNPDAVLRGSKIWNGEWREQRAASSNLQVEELEEHYRKRSLLKLNVLPEDIAEAIYFLASDASAKSTGNIINVDAGNVQSFTR, from the coding sequence ATGGCAGGCAAGGTCCAACTTCTGGAAAATCGTTGGGACGATCAAAAAGCTGCCAAGCTGGATGAACCGGGCAAGCTGCTCTATCGCTCCAATCTGCTGGGTGCTGACAAGCGCATTACCAATTATGGCGGCGGCAATACCTCTGCGAAAGTATTAGAAACGGACCCGCTGACTGGCAAATCCGTTGAAGTGCTTTGGGTAAAGGGTTCGGGCGGTGATGTGGGCACCATTAAGCTCGATGGCTTCGCCACGCTTTATATGGAAAAGTTGGAATCGCTGAAATCCATTTACACGGGCATTGCCGACGAAGACCGTATGGTGGGTTTCCTGCCGCATTGCACGTTCAATCTCAACGGTCGCGCCGCGTCAATTGATACGCCATTGCACGGTTTTGTACCGTTCAAGCATGTCGACCATATGCACCCCGATGCTATTATTGCCATTGCGGCATCAAAGAATTCGCGTGAGCTGACCAAGGAGGTCTTTGGGGACGCAATTGGCTGGCTGCCATGGCGTCGTCCGGGTTTTCAGCTTGGTCTTGATCTCGGTGCCTATGTGGCTGCCAATCCCCATTCCAAAGGCGTGGTGCTTGAAAGCCATGGTTTGTTCACTTGGGCCGATGATGCCAGGGAATGCTATGAATTGACGCTTGATGTCATCAACAAGGCGATTGTCTGGTTTGATGGCAAGACCGCAGGTAAGGCTGCCTTTGGCGGAGAGGCAACAAAGAGCCTTGATGCAGCTACACGTCGTGCTATCGCCGCGCGGCTCATGCCTGAGATTCGCGGCAAGATCGGGGTATCGGAACGCAAGCTTGGCGATTTCGATGATCAGCCGGCAGTTCTGGAGTTCGTTAATTCCAAAAACCTGCGTCCGCTGGCGTCGCTGGGGACAAGCTGCCCGGACCATTTCCTGCGCACGAAAATTCGCCCGCTCGTGCTTGATATCGATCCGGTCAATCTCGATGCTGCCGTTGATGCGCTTGATGCTGCGCTTGAAGCCTATCGCGTTGATTACGCCCGCTATTATAACGCCTGCAAGCACGCCAATTCGCCTGCCATGCGCGATCCCAATCCGGTCATTTTCCTCGTTCCCGGTGTTGGCATGCTGTCCTTTGCCAAGGACAAGGCGACCGCCCGTATCGCCGGTGAATTCTACGTCAACGCTATCAACGTGATGCGTGGCGCTTCATCCGTCTCTGAGTATCAGGGGCTGCCGGAACAGGAAGCGTTCGACATCGAATACTGGCTGCTTGAGGAAGCCAAATTGCAGCGTATGCCCAAGCCCAAATCATTGGCAGGTCGTGTGGCATTCGTAACGGGTGGTGCCGGTGGCATTGGCCGTGCGACGGCCGAGCGGCTGCTGGGGCAGGGTGCGTGCGTTATTCTTGCGGATATTGATGCGGAAGCATTGAAGGCTGCCCGTCAGGATTTTGCCGAGCGCTACAGCACCGATGTGGTGCGTGGTGTACAGCTTAATGTGACAGACGAGGCGGGTGTGATTGCAAGCTTTGCCGAGGCTTCGGTCGAGTTTGGCGGCATTGATATTCTTGTCTCCAATGCGGGCATCGCCTCGTCAGCCCCGATTGAAGTCACGGAACTTGCCATGTGGAACCGCAATATGGACATTCTGGCAACGGGCTATTTCCTCGTCTCCCGGGAAGCGTTCCGCCTGTTCCGGCGCCAGAAGATTGGCGGCAATGTGGTGTTTGTTGCCTCCAAGAACGGACTTGCTGCTTCCCCCAATGCCAGTGCCTATTGCACTGCCAAGGCTGCGGAAATTCATCTCGCCCGCTGCCTTGCGCTTGAGGGGGCGGAAGCCGGTATCCGCGTCAATACTGTCAACCCGGATGCGGTGTTGCGGGGGTCGAAAATCTGGAATGGCGAGTGGCGGGAGCAACGTGCAGCCTCCTCCAATCTGCAGGTGGAAGAGCTTGAAGAGCATTATCGCAAGCGGTCGCTGCTCAAGCTGAATGTGCTGCCAGAGGATATTGCCGAGGCAATCTATTTCCTTGCCTCTGACGCCTCAGCCAAGTCCACGGGCAATATTATCAATGTCGACGCTGGCAACGTGCAAAGCTTCACGCGATAA
- a CDS encoding ABC transporter substrate-binding protein: protein MKSLKLALLLGSALVAFSPAAFAQTKGGVINVATIGEPPTLDAMASTADLVGIVSQHIFETLYTFDANWNPTPLLAASLPEISADGKIYTIKLRTGVKFHDGTDMDSTDVVASLKRWTQIASRGKQVASLIASIDAVDASTVRITLNAPHAPLLSLLAFNNAAAIILPSEKQQNPMTEPVGTGPYKLKERKADQYIQLVRFDGYKSPEGNENGYGGARHQYLDEIRFVPVPDANTRVEGAISGQFDYADSLPVEAYDRVKGQKATEPVLLKPFGWPVFVLNTAQGLTKNQDMRLAIRAALNMEDMLAAAFGSTDFYSLNGSFYPASYSWATDAGVKDGYNIGDPEKAAALLKKANYDGKPVRILTSRQYEFHYKMAQVAAEYLKAAGINVELQVVDWATLTQRRADPALWDIYISHSPFLPEPALIGALSTSAPGNWDTPARKVAVDAFNSETDPKKRIALWAEVQKVIYAEAPIIKIGDFNALSAKSPKVEGFTPAPWPYFWNVSLKQ, encoded by the coding sequence ATGAAATCACTGAAACTCGCACTCCTACTGGGTTCGGCGCTGGTTGCCTTCAGCCCTGCTGCCTTTGCCCAGACCAAGGGCGGCGTTATCAACGTCGCCACCATTGGCGAGCCGCCGACACTTGATGCCATGGCATCGACAGCCGATCTGGTGGGTATTGTTTCGCAGCATATTTTCGAGACGCTCTATACATTTGACGCAAACTGGAACCCGACACCGCTTCTCGCCGCCAGCCTCCCCGAGATTTCGGCTGATGGCAAAATCTACACGATCAAACTGCGCACAGGTGTCAAGTTCCATGATGGCACCGATATGGATTCCACCGATGTGGTTGCCTCGCTAAAGCGCTGGACGCAGATTGCCTCGCGCGGCAAGCAGGTCGCGTCGCTCATTGCATCCATTGATGCGGTTGATGCCTCAACCGTTCGCATCACGCTCAATGCACCCCATGCACCGCTGTTGTCGCTGCTGGCATTTAACAATGCCGCGGCGATCATCCTCCCAAGTGAAAAACAACAGAACCCGATGACCGAACCGGTGGGCACCGGACCTTACAAGCTGAAGGAACGCAAGGCTGATCAGTATATTCAGCTTGTTCGCTTCGATGGCTATAAATCCCCTGAAGGGAACGAGAACGGCTATGGCGGCGCACGCCATCAATATCTTGATGAAATCCGCTTTGTGCCCGTACCCGACGCCAATACCCGCGTTGAAGGCGCGATATCCGGCCAGTTCGATTATGCGGACAGCCTGCCGGTTGAAGCCTATGACCGTGTGAAGGGCCAGAAGGCAACCGAACCCGTTCTGTTGAAACCCTTTGGCTGGCCGGTCTTTGTGCTGAACACCGCGCAGGGATTGACCAAGAACCAGGATATGCGTCTGGCTATCCGTGCCGCGCTCAACATGGAAGACATGCTGGCCGCCGCCTTTGGTAGCACGGATTTCTATTCGCTCAATGGATCGTTCTATCCAGCCTCCTATAGCTGGGCGACCGATGCGGGCGTCAAGGATGGCTATAATATTGGCGATCCTGAAAAGGCCGCCGCACTTTTGAAAAAGGCCAATTACGACGGCAAGCCCGTCCGCATTCTCACCAGCCGCCAGTATGAATTCCATTATAAGATGGCGCAGGTCGCCGCTGAATATCTGAAGGCAGCCGGGATCAATGTCGAATTGCAGGTGGTCGACTGGGCAACGCTGACGCAGCGCCGTGCTGATCCCGCTCTATGGGATATCTATATCAGCCATAGCCCGTTCCTGCCGGAACCCGCCCTGATCGGTGCTCTGTCAACCAGTGCGCCCGGCAATTGGGACACGCCAGCGCGCAAGGTGGCTGTTGATGCCTTCAATTCCGAAACCGACCCGAAGAAGCGTATTGCACTGTGGGCGGAGGTTCAGAAAGTGATCTACGCGGAAGCACCCATCATCAAGATTGGTGATTTCAATGCGCTATCGGCCAAGTCACCCAAGGTGGAGGGTTTTACGCCAGCGCCATGGCCATATTTCTGGAACGTGTCACTCAAACAGTAA
- a CDS encoding ABC transporter permease, which yields MTDIASTAPVSERSKFFRVLIRRKTVLFGLIVLAIFIALAVLAPLIAPYAPNKLSIVNRLKPPSAQWIFGTDEFGRDVFSRTIYSARLSLLVGFAVVVLASLIGVTLGILAGFFHRLDAPITRLIDAMMAFPDILLAIALVAALGPSLTTVIIALSIVYAPRLARVVRASTLVIRELPYVEAAHALGISTPHILTRHILRNLLSPILVQGTFLFAHAMLAEAGLSFLGLGVSPEVPTWGTMIAAGRQYVGQADWMTLFPGIAIVLSVLSLQMVGDGFRDLLDPRLRKDL from the coding sequence ATGACCGATATTGCTTCAACAGCCCCCGTCAGTGAGCGCAGCAAGTTTTTCCGCGTGCTCATCCGCCGCAAGACCGTGCTTTTTGGTCTGATTGTTCTGGCAATTTTCATTGCGCTTGCCGTTCTGGCGCCGCTGATTGCGCCTTATGCGCCGAACAAGCTTTCGATCGTCAACCGGCTGAAGCCGCCAAGCGCCCAATGGATTTTCGGTACGGATGAATTTGGGCGCGATGTGTTCTCGCGTACGATCTATTCGGCCCGATTGTCGTTGCTGGTTGGTTTTGCCGTGGTGGTTCTGGCATCGCTGATCGGTGTGACACTGGGGATTCTCGCCGGGTTCTTCCACAGGCTCGATGCACCGATCACCCGCCTGATCGATGCGATGATGGCGTTTCCGGATATCCTGCTTGCCATTGCCCTGGTAGCCGCGCTGGGGCCGTCGCTCACCACTGTGATTATTGCACTCAGCATTGTCTATGCGCCGCGGCTTGCCCGCGTGGTGCGTGCCTCAACGCTTGTCATTCGCGAGTTGCCCTATGTGGAAGCCGCCCATGCGCTTGGGATATCGACGCCGCATATTCTGACACGGCATATCCTGCGCAATCTGCTCTCGCCCATCCTCGTTCAGGGAACATTCCTGTTTGCCCATGCCATGCTGGCAGAGGCAGGCCTGTCCTTCCTCGGCCTCGGCGTCAGCCCTGAAGTGCCCACCTGGGGCACAATGATTGCCGCCGGACGGCAATATGTCGGTCAGGCCGACTGGATGACCCTCTTTCCCGGTATTGCCATCGTTCTCTCCGTTCTCTCGCTGCAAATGGTGGGTGATGGCTTCCGTGACCTCCTCGACCCACGCCTCAGAAAGGATCTCTGA